The following nucleotide sequence is from Populus nigra chromosome 15, ddPopNigr1.1, whole genome shotgun sequence.
ttttttttgaagtaattgatattcattttcttttccatattattattttcatctttattaAGTAATATTACATTccttaaagaaattttagagaTAACAATGAGTATGCATCAGttattagaataatataaaattatatatagaatttCATCTGAGAAGTTAGGTAATTGgattgaataagtttttttgatatagtatgagaatattattgattaaatagttatgttttcaaatttcattaatcttattttaattaataaaaattaaatataaaatagtatgaATTTATGCATATTTCAATTAGATTTCATTAAATTCATATCTTATTTATTactttatggtaaaaaaaaattagatattcaTGACAGTTTATCACTAAttttttggttggttttttaatatagatgAAACCACTTAGCTTTGGCAATGATTAGCTtatttggtagtgtggttgcggttacttttcaaagtaattttaacttaaaaatgcatcaaaataacggttacttttcaaagtgattttcacttgaaaatacatcaaaataattttttttatttttttaaaattatttttgatatcagcacatcaaaataattgaaaaaaattaaaaaaatattaatttttttaaaataaaaataattaaattttaaaaaaaatatttctcaaatacaaaaataaataaaaaacagatgaACTTGAAAGTTTGTTCTTTCAGATATCATATTCCGATTAGGCTGCAAGTATTAGCAAGGccttatttttggattatttgacGATGGGATTTATTCTACTatggatatataaaaaaaataaacgcaTGATCCTGGTTTGCGAGGCCCGTGCGTGCCtggctttttttcttaaatatcactttaatttatttttttaacaaaaaacatcctttaaaactaatttattaaaataatacttaatTGATTATTCTATTATATTACTGTTTTAAAGAAGAATATGGCTTTTTGTGATGATATTAGCGATTACATGTTAGTCTAAtatgcaaaattaaaaaagaatgtttattgttattgaatgaaaataaaaatatctttttttattttttcttttcattgttattttttttgtataacttttttttaatttattgttagcctaataaaaatgattggtttattatttttaaaattttttaattaaaatcataataaaattttacttaaaaaacatgttttttccaaaataaaaaagaaatatgtaaatattaaattcagatcttttttattaaatatatatatatatatatatatatatatatatatatagacacacactttgcgatatatgtatatatttaaatatgtaaataaaatatatttgtaaatattACATCAAAGAGTATTAATCTCATTCCCATTTGCTCCTAACTTGATGAGTGTGCTTGAAGTCATAAGTTAGCACCAAGCTTCCATCCATTCTCCTCAACACAAACCTCTCAACCAACACATAACATCCAAATTTCTTCCAGCCACCAACCCCTCCGAACTCCTCCACTCTCTTCACCGTAACATCACTCCCGCCGCCACCATGCCATCCAGCTCTTTCTTGCTCCCACTTAATCCCCCCCACAATTTCTAAACTCAACCCCACACTTGCTTCTCCTCCAACATCGCCGGAGCTCCTAAACCACATCACCCCATCAACTGCATTCCTTTTGTCAGGTGCAGCTTCTCTACCTGCAACAGCAACCGTTTCTCTTTGAACAACAGCATCCACAACGACAGAGTTGCCTTCACTAGAATTATATTCACTTGCGAAAATTTGTTCCCATCTTTGTTCCAGTGTCATTTCATAGTACCTTGAAATACTCATCTGGTCCTTCAGTTTTCCTTCTTTGATAAACATGAAAGGACAATACCAGTTTCCTACAACAACAGGTGCAGAAATTCTTTGTGATAATGGCAGGTGGAAATCTGGAAGGCGGGCTCGGAGATTTCTGTCAAGGCCTGCTGCTtccttcaattcaaaatcaCGTGCAGTTGAGGTTGACACTGTCCAGCCTTTTCTCCTTAAGAAATATGGAGGGATGCCATCTGGAGCCACCGATTATGAAACGTAACCAAACCTGTTACTCTTGCTAATCTCAAATTGCTCGTACACGTCCTTGGGGTCGAAAGACTGCGGTTCCTTATCCGGATTATGTCTACAGAAGCCAAAACAGCACGTTGTTTCGTCTTCCTCTTTAGCATTTGTGTGTGCTTCCCTGAATTAAGGCCAAGTTTAATGCACAGATGCAGTTAGAAAAATCATGTCCATTATGTAAAGAAGCCGAACATAaaggattttgattttctaaagCTTCACGATCAcataatatgaaaaacaaataaatggaaACTGCGACTTGTGATTATTAAACATACCCTTTATGCTTCCCTTGACGCTCGATCACGTAGTATCGGTTGGAAGACAGTGGCTGATTAAGCACAGGGATGAAGATAGCTTGGTTA
It contains:
- the LOC133674634 gene encoding uncharacterized protein LOC133674634, whose protein sequence is MYVTRPLSMYKRNPSALSSAPPEASNSGILILQDDEVDLTCCFCCSKIDFVKDLPFPQNKNLTVSYTTTTGSNGQSNNGQTTINSSNQAIFIPVLNQPLSSNRYYVIERQGKHKGHNPDKEPQSFDPKDVYEQFEISKMAPDGIPPYFLRRKGWTVSTSTARDFELKEAAGLDRNLRARLPDFHLPLSQRISAPVVVGNWYCPFMFIKEGKLKDQMSISRYYEMTLEQRWEQIFASEYNSSEGNSVVVDAVVQRETVAVAGREAAPDKRNAVDGVMWFRSSGDVGGEASVGLSLEIVGGIKWEQERAGWHGGGGSDVTVKRVEEFGGVGGWKKFGCYVLVERFVLRRMDGSLVLTYDFKHTHQVRSKWE